The Paenibacillus sp. YPG26 genome includes a window with the following:
- a CDS encoding YafY family protein, translating into MKLERLMTITILLLNRKRVQAQELADQLEVSLRTIYRDLDSLGQAGIPIVSYTGMEGGYEIMDSFRLDRQLLSFDELTVLSTALRGLESTKAYERSNMDLLLGKVGAMVAKAEQGKAGGGDRIHIDFTPWRNNNEDQIRYDSIHQAVKDRKLIRFNYTSRAGDEQAREVEPMALVLKNYAWYLHGFCRLRGDYRIFKLTRIRALDVQADTFIRRAESLAQLNDRWRAPENKETEGRIPTVLQFNASAAVSVMDHFDEKEIERLPDGQLIVRTTCSSERWLIRMVLHYLTDVIVLEPAYIAARVRQTALDIARRYGAVDKE; encoded by the coding sequence ATGAAGCTTGAACGATTGATGACCATTACGATTCTGCTGCTTAATCGAAAGCGGGTTCAAGCACAGGAGTTGGCGGACCAGCTTGAGGTGTCTCTACGCACCATATATCGCGATCTCGATTCACTCGGTCAAGCTGGCATCCCCATTGTCTCCTATACCGGCATGGAAGGCGGATACGAGATTATGGACAGCTTCCGGCTGGATCGGCAGCTGCTGTCCTTCGATGAGCTAACCGTCCTCTCCACTGCGCTTCGCGGCCTCGAATCTACGAAGGCCTATGAACGCTCCAATATGGATCTCCTCCTCGGCAAAGTTGGCGCGATGGTGGCCAAAGCCGAGCAGGGCAAGGCAGGAGGAGGAGACCGTATTCATATTGATTTCACCCCTTGGAGAAATAACAATGAAGACCAAATCCGATATGATTCGATTCACCAGGCCGTGAAGGACCGGAAGCTCATTCGATTCAACTACACGAGCAGAGCGGGCGATGAACAAGCGCGCGAGGTAGAGCCGATGGCGCTTGTGCTCAAGAACTACGCTTGGTATCTTCACGGCTTTTGCCGCTTGCGGGGCGACTACCGCATCTTCAAGCTGACGCGTATTCGGGCATTGGACGTCCAGGCCGACACCTTCATCCGCCGGGCGGAGTCGCTTGCCCAGCTGAATGACAGGTGGAGGGCCCCTGAGAACAAGGAGACGGAGGGGAGAATCCCAACTGTCCTTCAGTTTAATGCCTCTGCTGCCGTGTCCGTGATGGACCATTTTGATGAAAAGGAGATTGAGCGCTTGCCGGATGGACAGCTTATTGTGCGAACGACCTGCTCAAGCGAACGTTGGCTGATCCGTATGGTGCTCCATTATCTAACCGATGTGATTGTGCTTGAGCCTGCTTATATTGCCGCGAGGGTGAGGCAGACCGCCCTGGATATTGCGCGGCGGTATGGCGCCGTGGATAAGGAATAA
- a CDS encoding BtrH N-terminal domain-containing protein yields MIIDPYVPFRGEHCETTAMGNLLSHAGIRLSEPMLFGIGEGLGFIYWNSKGMDFPFIGGRVKPDELTTRIAQRLNLQLNVSETTSSAKAWLHVKGSIDRGIPVGLKLDCYHLDYFNSKVHFAAHYIAMYGYDEEYAYVADTSQQGDMTKTRLSTLALARSERGPMSSRNLSYTIDKTSALPQLDSLLRASISSNAYQYLNPPIRNIGIRGIETMSKAVLKWPTSDDPNLAHHLGMTALMMERGGTGGALFRNLYRDFLLESLEVLGDSRIEQAYQQFIGIAQLWNEVSASIDHAGRSGNLDELRRTSELLMQTARKEREAMELLLDIDK; encoded by the coding sequence GTGATCATTGACCCTTATGTACCGTTCAGAGGAGAGCATTGTGAGACTACGGCGATGGGCAACCTGCTGTCCCATGCGGGCATCCGGCTGTCCGAGCCCATGTTGTTTGGCATTGGTGAAGGCCTGGGATTTATTTATTGGAACAGTAAAGGCATGGACTTTCCGTTCATTGGCGGAAGGGTTAAGCCCGATGAACTGACCACCCGTATTGCACAGCGTCTCAATCTGCAGCTTAATGTATCAGAGACGACCTCATCTGCGAAAGCATGGTTACATGTCAAGGGCAGCATTGATCGCGGCATTCCTGTAGGTCTGAAATTAGATTGTTACCACTTGGATTATTTCAACAGTAAAGTGCATTTCGCGGCACATTATATCGCCATGTATGGATACGATGAGGAGTATGCTTATGTGGCGGACACCTCTCAACAGGGGGACATGACCAAGACACGCCTCTCTACATTGGCTCTCGCCAGATCTGAGAGAGGACCCATGAGCTCCCGGAATCTCTCCTACACCATCGACAAGACCTCCGCGCTTCCCCAGCTGGACTCCCTCCTCCGGGCCTCTATTTCAAGCAATGCTTATCAATATCTGAACCCGCCGATCCGCAATATTGGCATAAGGGGAATCGAGACCATGAGTAAGGCAGTCCTTAAGTGGCCAACATCAGATGACCCCAATTTAGCCCATCACTTAGGTATGACCGCCTTAATGATGGAGAGAGGAGGGACAGGCGGCGCGCTGTTCCGCAATCTGTACAGAGACTTTCTGCTGGAGAGCCTGGAGGTTCTGGGTGACTCAAGGATAGAACAGGCGTACCAGCAGTTCATCGGGATCGCTCAGCTATGGAATGAGGTATCAGCTTCGATAGATCATGCGGGAAGGTCAGGGAACCTGGACGAGCTGAGACGAACCTCCGAGTTATTGATGCAGACCGCCCGGAAGGAACGGGAGGCTATGGAGCTGCTTTTGGATATCGATAAATAA
- a CDS encoding MDR family MFS transporter, whose translation MRNRLAAIVGGLLLAILMASMDNTIVSTAIGTIVGEMGGLDKFVWVTTAYMVAEMACMPIFGKLSDMYGRKRFFIFGIIVFMIGSVLCGMAQSIVELSIYRAVQGVGAGAMVSIAFTILFDVVPSKDRGKMMGAFGAVFGLSSVIGPLLGGYITDHLNWSWIFYINLPLGFIALLMIALFYKESAAHAQQKIDWAGAVLLVGAVVCFIFGLELGGKTYAWDSPQIIGLFAGFVVLAALLVVVEKKAAEPIISFSLFRSQLYTTSNLVAMLSGAAYMTAAIFIPIYVQGVLGGSASNSGLTLLPMMMGSVVTATLGGFLMTKLQYRTIMVGTLTMLLIGLFLLSQITVESSKLAITGIMILIGLGIGASFSVLSTSVLHSFPASQRGAASATLNFNRSLGMSLGITIFGIIQSYSLHSKLTDSFSKDGVAVPADLNLSDPHALLNPAFRQSVDPHLLDTITTELSSSIGATFAWSLIPAVLALIAAFLMTKSKMEPVAESEEFAAVH comes from the coding sequence ATGAGAAACAGACTGGCAGCCATCGTAGGAGGGCTTTTACTCGCAATTCTGATGGCGTCGATGGACAACACGATTGTCTCCACAGCAATCGGCACCATCGTTGGGGAGATGGGAGGACTCGACAAGTTCGTATGGGTCACCACGGCGTACATGGTCGCGGAAATGGCCTGCATGCCGATCTTCGGCAAGCTGTCCGATATGTACGGGCGCAAACGGTTTTTTATCTTTGGGATTATTGTATTTATGATCGGTTCCGTGTTGTGCGGAATGGCGCAATCTATCGTAGAGTTAAGTATCTACCGGGCTGTGCAAGGGGTTGGAGCCGGAGCCATGGTATCCATTGCGTTCACAATTCTGTTCGATGTCGTGCCCTCTAAGGACCGGGGGAAGATGATGGGAGCATTCGGAGCGGTGTTCGGCTTGTCGAGTGTGATTGGCCCGCTGCTCGGCGGGTACATTACAGATCACCTCAACTGGTCGTGGATCTTCTACATCAATCTGCCGCTTGGATTCATTGCCTTGTTGATGATTGCCTTGTTCTATAAGGAATCGGCAGCGCATGCGCAGCAAAAGATCGACTGGGCGGGTGCCGTTCTACTCGTAGGAGCCGTGGTCTGCTTCATATTTGGTCTTGAGCTAGGCGGCAAAACATATGCCTGGGATTCTCCGCAAATTATCGGGTTGTTCGCAGGATTCGTAGTCCTTGCCGCCTTGCTTGTCGTGGTTGAGAAAAAAGCCGCAGAACCGATCATCTCGTTCAGCTTGTTCCGGAGCCAACTGTACACGACCAGTAATCTGGTCGCCATGCTCAGCGGCGCAGCGTACATGACAGCAGCGATCTTCATTCCAATCTATGTGCAAGGCGTGCTTGGCGGTTCTGCCTCCAATTCAGGGTTGACCTTATTGCCGATGATGATGGGTTCCGTTGTCACGGCGACGCTGGGCGGATTTCTGATGACAAAGCTGCAATACCGGACGATTATGGTCGGGACGCTGACGATGCTGTTGATTGGCCTTTTCCTTCTCTCGCAGATTACGGTAGAATCTTCTAAGCTGGCCATTACAGGAATTATGATTCTGATCGGTCTTGGAATTGGTGCTTCCTTCTCGGTCTTGAGTACTTCCGTGCTACATTCGTTCCCTGCGTCACAGCGCGGGGCGGCAAGCGCCACTTTGAATTTCAACCGTTCGCTTGGCATGTCGCTTGGCATTACTATATTCGGGATTATACAGAGCTATAGCCTGCACTCGAAGCTCACTGACTCGTTCAGCAAGGATGGCGTAGCAGTGCCGGCTGACCTCAACCTAAGCGATCCCCATGCACTGCTGAATCCGGCGTTTCGCCAATCTGTCGATCCTCATCTGCTTGATACCATTACTACAGAACTTTCGAGCTCTATTGGAGCAACCTTTGCCTGGAGTCTCATTCCTGCCGTTCTGGCGCTGATTGCAGCATTCCTGATGACGAAAAGTAAAATGGAGCCGGTTGCGGAAAGTGAAGAATTCGCAGCCGTACATTAA
- a CDS encoding SDR family oxidoreductase — MLSLAGKVVIVTGGARGVGRLTCIQLANQGAKVVVTDLGHELTDESITSEIITAGGEAVAIPADARSPEQMEQLVEAVIQEFGRIDVLICNTNNRAAAASFTELTWESFERQLTDELRAVFETTKAVIPAMMAQQSGRIIYLSSTEGKDPTPQYIAFGTAKGGLNTFARYIAQEFGPYGISANVVAPGYIRNEGPYMISEEESRVVGSFTPLGRIAEPEDVAGVISFLAGDGARFLTGTYTPVTGGLVME, encoded by the coding sequence ATGTTGTCTTTAGCTGGAAAAGTGGTCATCGTCACCGGAGGCGCCCGGGGTGTCGGGAGACTGACATGTATTCAATTGGCCAATCAGGGGGCGAAGGTGGTTGTGACCGACCTGGGACATGAGCTGACCGATGAATCCATTACGTCCGAGATTATTACGGCTGGTGGTGAAGCCGTGGCGATCCCGGCGGATGCCCGGAGTCCGGAGCAGATGGAACAGCTCGTGGAAGCAGTTATACAGGAATTCGGACGTATTGATGTTCTTATATGCAATACAAATAATAGGGCCGCAGCCGCGTCCTTCACCGAGCTGACTTGGGAGTCGTTCGAACGGCAGCTGACCGATGAACTAAGGGCAGTGTTTGAGACAACCAAGGCAGTCATCCCGGCCATGATGGCACAGCAATCCGGCCGGATCATCTATTTGTCCAGCACGGAGGGCAAAGACCCCACCCCGCAGTATATCGCTTTCGGTACGGCGAAAGGCGGACTCAATACGTTCGCACGATATATTGCTCAGGAATTCGGCCCCTATGGGATTTCGGCCAATGTCGTCGCTCCCGGCTACATTAGAAATGAGGGGCCTTATATGATATCTGAGGAAGAGAGCCGGGTGGTAGGCAGCTTCACACCACTTGGCCGGATCGCCGAGCCGGAGGATGTGGCGGGGGTTATTTCTTTTCTCGCCGGAGATGGCGCACGCTTTCTGACAGGAACCTACACACCGGTTACCGGCGGGCTTGTCATGGAATGA
- a CDS encoding VOC family protein, whose translation MRVNSFYPVILTKQVEESSRFYTEYFGFDIVYQADWYVSLKKSGGNIPFELALLDASHPTIPAAYQKSVQGLILNFEVDDVDQEYHRLIIAGELPLQLDIRNEEFGQRHFITSDPNGVLIDVIKIIPPSDEESAQYVENIWSDSR comes from the coding sequence ATGAGAGTAAATAGCTTTTACCCCGTTATTTTGACCAAGCAGGTTGAGGAAAGCTCTAGATTTTACACTGAATATTTTGGGTTTGATATCGTGTATCAAGCGGACTGGTATGTTAGTCTAAAGAAATCGGGTGGGAACATTCCTTTTGAATTGGCGCTTCTGGATGCCTCACATCCCACGATCCCTGCGGCTTACCAGAAATCAGTCCAAGGCTTGATCCTGAACTTTGAAGTGGATGATGTGGATCAGGAGTACCACAGGCTCATTATTGCCGGAGAACTCCCATTACAGCTAGATATCCGCAATGAAGAATTCGGACAGCGGCATTTCATAACAAGTGACCCTAACGGTGTTCTAATTGACGTCATCAAGATCATCCCGCCCTCAGATGAGGAAAGTGCTCAATACGTTGAGAATATATGGTCTGATAGCAGATAG
- a CDS encoding TetR/AcrR family transcriptional regulator, with the protein MKKTKEETNETISQLKEIARKHFTEHGYAAAVLDEIVKEADLTRGAVYHHFGSKKGLFLAVLESVQREVALKVEAEAGQSEDVWDQLILGCHAFVSTAVEPRNKRIMLIDGPAVLGWEAWRSMDEQGSMRLLHEQLQLMQQQGYFQSVSIDALTHILSGALNESSLWIAQMPNVTESVEDTMNIISQLLERYRS; encoded by the coding sequence GTGAAAAAAACTAAGGAAGAGACTAACGAGACAATCAGCCAACTCAAAGAAATAGCCAGAAAGCATTTTACCGAGCATGGCTACGCTGCTGCTGTACTCGACGAGATCGTTAAGGAAGCTGATTTAACGCGGGGGGCAGTCTATCACCATTTTGGAAGCAAAAAGGGGCTCTTTCTCGCTGTACTGGAATCTGTCCAACGTGAAGTTGCCCTGAAGGTTGAAGCTGAGGCAGGCCAGAGCGAAGACGTATGGGACCAGCTCATTCTCGGATGCCACGCCTTTGTCAGCACTGCCGTTGAACCCAGAAATAAGCGAATCATGCTAATAGATGGACCAGCCGTATTGGGTTGGGAAGCTTGGCGAAGCATGGATGAGCAAGGCTCTATGCGGCTGCTGCACGAGCAGCTCCAATTGATGCAGCAGCAAGGATACTTTCAATCCGTATCCATTGATGCGCTAACCCATATCCTCTCAGGAGCGCTGAACGAATCCTCTCTATGGATTGCACAAATGCCAAATGTAACGGAATCGGTGGAGGATACGATGAACATCATCTCCCAGCTGCTGGAAAGGTATAGATCTTGA